The following coding sequences are from one Venturia canescens isolate UGA chromosome 5, ASM1945775v1, whole genome shotgun sequence window:
- the LOC122410698 gene encoding rab-like protein 6, translated as MFNAFKRLAGKSEGTTSSSPRPAHQSMPSTLQRKFAKGVQYNMKIIIKGDRNVGKSCLFHRLQGQKFIEEYIPTEEIRVASIQWNYKATDDVVKVEVWDVVDRGRRRRKMDGLKMDNKAPSESLSMEEPALDAEFLDVYKGTNGVIVMMDVTKTWTFDYVQRELPKIPGHIPVIVLGNHCDMSHHRSVTADHVTYFIDSLSERSAQVRYAESSMRNGFGLKLLHKFFNLPFLQLQRETLLKQLETNEEETHLTVQELDLFQDSDDADYNKFLDNLVNRRRAIADSTSATVLVPNVTSSLSSARHPVNSNHIPQPLGDVRRSASMPGPIGGGTPIPAMKTLEFKTTARRESLYSKQTEISPNLTCPGQVSSSTASLASRSDTNKSGESVPDGAPDGKDLGGTRSQSFMSKIFGNKKEEENERAGGNFGAPIISVEDFVPDDGVLDRSFLDDNQPSPQKTQNQARDSDSDTETANPLVAGYEDDLSSADEAPSSVQSPPDLLTENPLSKQKHKRELFAVVETTREDATKRDSISSTEQELGDGVEPSDLDSRDATNSEAFDNWLGRDSKWRQSPEGGEDVCSSTSTRNNRLELSDKSLDVSMTSSNVHLELLDSTSMRQLSSNGSSPVMKDKKKHKEKSEDKEKRKKKKSKDKEKSEKSERRKKRSSNRARDDKRERDEFEEFLNGSTTRVTGIDVAYEAI; from the exons ATGTTCAACGCTTTCAAGAGGTTAGCTGGGAAGTCAGAAGGAACGACGAGCTCGTCGCCGAGACCAGCTCATCAATCCATGCCTTCAACTTTACAGCGGAAATTTGCTAAAGGAGTGCAGTATAATA tgaaaataataataaaaggaGACCGGAATGTTGGGAAATCTTGCCTATTTCACCGCCTTCAGGGACAGAAATTCATAGAAGAGTACATTCCTACAGAGGAGATAAGAGTAGCGAGTATTCAGTGGAATTATAAAGCAACGGATGACGTAGTTAAAGTGGAAGTGTGGGATGTAGTGGATAGAGGAAGAAGACGTCGAAAAATGGATGGTCTCAAGATGGACAACAAAGCGCCGTCGGAGAGTCTAAGTATGGAGGAGCCAGCATTGGATGCAGAATTCTTAGACGTTTACAAGGGAACAAACGGTGTGATAGTGATGATGGACGTGACAAAAACCTGGACTTTTGATTATGTGCAGAGAGAATTACCGAAAATTCCAGGTCACATACCGGTGATAGTGCTCGGCAATCACTGTGACATGTCACATCACAGAAGCGTGACGGCTGATCACGTGACGTATTTCATAGATTCGTTGAGCGAACGAAGCGCACAAGTGAGATACGCTGAATCCTCAATGAGAAATGGTTTTGGCCTAAAATTATtgcacaaatttttcaatcttccaTTTTTACAATTGCAACGTGAGACGTTACTCAAACAGTTGGAAACTAACGAAGAGGAGACACATTTGACCGTCCAAGAGCTCGATTTGTTTCAGGATAGCGATGATGCAGATTATAACAAGTTTTTGGATAATCTCGTTAATCGTAGACGAGCTATCGCTGATTCCACTTCTGCAACTGTCCTCGTGCCTAACGTCACATCCTCCTTGAGCAGTGCTCGTCATCCCGTTAACTCCAACCATATTCCACAGCCGCTTGGCGACGTCAGACGGTCGGCCTCCATGCCAGGACCGATTGGCGGTGGAACACCGATCCCAGCAATGAAAACACTGGAATTTAAAACCACAGCCAGGCGAGAAAGCTTGTACTCAAAACAGACTGAAATTTCACCGAATCTAACTTGCCCTGGACAAGTCTCGTCCTCCACAGCCTCGCTGGCGTCTAGATCCGACACGAACAAATCCGGGGAGTCTGTTCCCGATGGTGCTCCCGATGGAAAGGACCTCGGAGGCACGAGGTCACAGTCTTTCATGTCGAAAATATTTGGGAacaaaaaggaagaagaaaacgaaCGAGCTGGTGGCAACTTCGGTGCGCCTATTATCAGCGTCGAGGACTTTGTCCCCGACGATGGTGTGCTAGATCGATCGTTCCTCGATGACAATCAACCCTCACCACAGAAAACACAAAATCAAGCTCGCGACTCGGACAG CGATACGGAAACTGCGAATCCTCTTGTCGCCGGCTACGAAGACGATTTATCCTCCGCCGACGAGGCTCCGAGCTCCGTACAAAGTCCGCCTGATTTACTAACCGAAAATCCACTGAGCAAGCAAAAGCACAAACGCGAATTGTTCGCCGTCGTCGAAACAACCCGCGAAGACGCAACGAAGCGCGATTCCATATCGTCGACCGAGCAGGAACTCGGCGACGGGGTCGAACCCTCTGATCTGGACTCGAGGGACGCGACCAATTCAGAAGCCTTCGACAATTGGCTCGGTCGCGATTCCAAGTGGCGTCAGAGTCCCGAGGGAGGTGAAGACGTTTGCAGCAGCACAAGCACCAGAAATAATCGTCTCGAACTAAGCGATAAAAGCTTGGACGTTAGTATGACCAGCTCCAACGTTCATCTCGAACTTCTCGACAGTACAAGTATGAGACAATTGAGCTCTAACGGAAGCAGTCCTGTGATGAAAGACAAAAAGAAACACAAGGAAAAG AgcgaagacaaggagaaacgaaaaaagaagaaatcgAAGGACAAGGAAAAATCGGAGAAGTCGGAGAGGAGGAAGAAACGTTCGTCAAATCGTGCTCGCGACGATAAGCGAGAACGGGACGAATTCGAGGAGTTCCTTAACGGTTCGACTACGCGAGTCACCGGAATCGACGTTGCTTACGAGGCGATTTAG
- the Surf4 gene encoding surfeit locus protein 4 homolog, with protein sequence MVLQQEVVTKAEEIADQVIRNGKHILPTLARLCLIATFLEDGLRMWTQWNEQREYMDMSWGCGQFLATLFVFVNLVAQLGGCVMVIGRFRVSIACGALFFIVVLQTFAYSILWDMQFFFRNLALIGALLLVLAESRVEGKSLFAGVPTLSDNKPKNYLQLAGRVLLAFMFITLIRFEISFMQIIQDILGSILMVLVTVGYKTKLSALLLVLLLTALNFYHNAWWTIPDHKPLRDFLKYDFFQTLSVIGGLLMIVSLGPGGVSMDEHKKKW encoded by the exons ATGGTGCTCCAGCAAGAGGTTGTAACGAAGGCCGAGGAAATCGCCGACCAG GTAATTAGAAATGGAAAGCACATATTGCCGACGCTGGCGCGTCTCTGCCTTATTGCAACATTTTTGGAGGATGGCTTGAGAATGTGGACGCAATGGAACGAGCAAAGGGAATACATGGACATGTCCTGGGGATGCGGACAATTTTTAGCAACGTTATTTGTCTTTGTAAATCTGGTGGCACAATTAGGCGGTTGTGTGATGGTCATAGGAAGATTCAGAGTCAGCATAGCTTGCGGAGCACTTTTCTTCATCGTCGTACTTCAAACCTTTGCCTACAGTATACTCTGGGatatgcaatttttctttaGAAACTTGGCTCTCATAGGAGCTCTTCTTTTGGTACTGGCTGAATCACGAGTCGAAGGAAAATCTCTGTTTGCCGGTGTTCCAACACTTTCGGACAACAAACCGAAGAATTATCTTCAACTGGCTGGAAGAGTTCTTTTGGCGTTTATGTTTATAACGCTGATACGCTTCGAGATTTCGTTCATGCAAATAATTCAGGATATTCTTGGCAGTATTCTCATGGTTCTGGTGACCGTAGGATATAAAACGAAACTCAGCGCTCTCTTACTTGTACTACTTCTTACTGCTCTCAACTTTTATCACAATGCGTGGTGGACCATTCCTGATCACAAGCCTTTGAGAGATTTCCTCAAATACGATTTCTTCCAG aCGTTATCGGTTATTGGAGGACTTCTAATGATCGTTTCCCTTGGGCCAGGGGGAGTTTCCATGGACGAGCACAAAAAGAAATGgtag